Proteins encoded together in one Rhizobium sp. 11515TR window:
- a CDS encoding LacI family DNA-binding transcriptional regulator, with amino-acid sequence MTKNQIVNAAQERVTIRHVAEDAGVSVAAVSKVLRNAYGVSDGLRGRVEASIEKLRYRPSVAARAMRGRTQTVGVLVIELSNPFLPGVIEEANAALSENGFKALIGIGRSASSIEASMIESMIDNRMDGVVIIAPRISGKVLERYARQIPIVVIAHHEPHAETYDTVNSDDRRGGYMAVQAALHAGYRDIAMLSYDLLDSPATIVAVQREEGYLDAMKQAGLEGRIIRLPPVAVDRERTIRNFLDSKDRPRAVFVWSDLDAVPLINAARTSSIRVPEDLAIIGYDNSPMAAIPLVGLTSVDQNQMQLGRTAVEVLLSRIDGRRDARHLLIEPRVELRGST; translated from the coding sequence ATGACGAAAAATCAGATCGTTAACGCGGCGCAGGAGAGGGTGACCATCCGGCATGTGGCAGAAGATGCAGGTGTATCTGTTGCGGCGGTATCGAAAGTCTTGCGCAATGCTTATGGCGTCAGCGACGGTCTGAGAGGCAGGGTCGAAGCCTCGATCGAAAAGCTTCGCTATCGCCCATCGGTTGCGGCGCGAGCGATGCGTGGACGGACGCAGACCGTTGGTGTTTTGGTGATCGAGCTATCGAACCCGTTCCTTCCAGGTGTCATCGAAGAGGCCAATGCCGCTCTGTCGGAAAACGGCTTCAAGGCATTGATCGGCATTGGGCGTTCCGCGAGCTCGATCGAAGCGTCAATGATCGAATCGATGATCGACAACCGGATGGATGGCGTCGTCATCATCGCCCCGCGCATATCCGGCAAGGTTCTGGAGCGCTATGCGCGGCAGATTCCGATCGTGGTCATCGCGCATCACGAGCCGCATGCCGAAACCTATGACACCGTCAATTCGGACGATCGACGAGGCGGATATATGGCTGTCCAGGCCGCGCTGCATGCAGGCTATCGGGATATCGCCATGCTGAGCTATGACCTCCTGGATTCGCCGGCGACCATCGTTGCCGTACAGCGCGAAGAGGGCTATCTCGATGCCATGAAGCAGGCCGGGCTTGAGGGACGCATCATCCGGCTGCCGCCAGTCGCTGTCGATCGCGAGCGGACGATCCGGAATTTCCTCGATTCAAAGGACCGGCCGCGCGCAGTTTTCGTATGGTCCGATCTCGATGCCGTCCCCTTGATCAATGCGGCGCGGACAAGCTCAATCAGGGTTCCTGAAGATCTTGCGATCATCGGCTACGACAACTCTCCGATGGCCGCCATACCGCTCGTCGGCCTGACGAGCGTCGATCAAAATCAGATGCAACTCGGGCGGACGGCTGTGGAGGTGCTGCTCAGCAGGATCGATGGCCGGCGCGATGCCAGACATCTGTTGATCGAACCCCGCGTGGAATTGCGCGGCAGCACTTGA
- a CDS encoding zinc-dependent alcohol dehydrogenase family protein, with protein MKAICFTEKGVAGLADMPLPALAPGHALIRVKAGGVCHTDIDVLHGRYGEGRFPLVPGHEYAGVVEAVAEDVTGLRPGARVAVDPNLPCGTCNLCRKGLTNLCKELKAYGVTQDGGFAEYSIVRVSHLHDIGELSFDVAALAEPLACVLNGLGNIGLTTGARRAENALIFGGGPIGLLLALSIRAQGVSDVVVADIDESRLSFASELGLEALHPASPELEGRKRSFDLVADATGVPTVVESMPEFAQDGGAILVFGVCAPGARVSISPFDIFRRQLTIAGSHSLNQSLPAALDLLRKDNGTMARLISHRLPLKEVLPFFTKSGGTPAMKVQFAAE; from the coding sequence ATGAAGGCAATATGTTTCACCGAAAAAGGCGTTGCGGGGCTGGCCGATATGCCGTTGCCCGCTTTGGCGCCGGGACACGCCCTCATCCGCGTGAAGGCTGGGGGGGTCTGCCACACGGATATCGACGTTCTCCACGGCCGCTACGGCGAAGGGCGCTTTCCTCTGGTTCCCGGCCACGAATATGCAGGCGTGGTCGAGGCGGTCGCTGAAGACGTCACCGGCTTGCGGCCGGGTGCGAGGGTCGCCGTCGACCCCAACCTGCCCTGCGGCACTTGCAATCTCTGCCGCAAGGGACTGACAAATCTTTGCAAGGAGCTGAAGGCCTACGGCGTCACGCAAGATGGCGGCTTTGCCGAATACAGCATCGTCAGGGTGTCTCACCTGCACGATATCGGCGAGCTTTCATTCGACGTCGCAGCTTTGGCCGAGCCGCTCGCCTGCGTGCTTAACGGGCTCGGCAATATCGGCCTGACAACCGGAGCACGGCGCGCGGAAAACGCTCTGATATTCGGCGGCGGTCCGATCGGGCTTCTACTTGCCCTGTCGATCAGGGCGCAGGGCGTCAGCGACGTCGTCGTTGCCGATATCGATGAAAGCCGGCTGAGCTTTGCCAGCGAGCTGGGATTGGAGGCCCTGCACCCTGCGTCCCCGGAACTCGAGGGTCGCAAACGATCTTTCGATCTTGTGGCCGATGCGACGGGTGTTCCGACCGTGGTGGAAAGCATGCCGGAATTTGCGCAGGACGGCGGTGCGATCTTGGTGTTCGGCGTCTGTGCGCCCGGCGCCCGGGTCTCGATATCGCCCTTCGACATCTTCCGGCGTCAGTTGACGATTGCCGGCTCGCACTCATTGAATCAGAGCCTGCCTGCTGCCCTCGATTTGCTTCGCAAGGACAACGGCACGATGGCACGCCTGATCTCCCATCGGCTTCCGCTCAAAGAGGTATTGCCCTTTTTCACCAAGAGTGGCGGTACGCCCGCGATGAAGGTGCAATTTGCCGCGGAATAA
- a CDS encoding L-iditol 2-dehydrogenase — MKLKDKVALITGGARGIGLGFAEAYIKEGAKVVIVDINIERASEAARNLGSNAKAMKLDVTDLQAIDAVVKEVDQTYGGIDILVNNAAIFDMAPINEITEASYEKVFSINLKDPLFMMKAVSNVMIARGRGGKIINMASQAGRRGEALVLLYCASKAAIISATQSAALGLVKYGINVNAIAPGVVDGEHWDIVDAHFAKWEGLKPGEKKAAVAKSVPIGRFATPDDIKGLAVFLASSDSDYILAQTYNVDGGNWMS; from the coding sequence ATGAAGCTGAAAGACAAGGTCGCACTCATCACCGGCGGTGCGCGTGGCATCGGACTTGGCTTTGCGGAGGCCTACATCAAGGAAGGCGCGAAAGTCGTCATCGTCGATATCAATATCGAAAGAGCATCCGAGGCGGCTAGAAACCTCGGGTCGAATGCAAAGGCGATGAAACTCGATGTCACCGATCTCCAGGCCATCGACGCCGTCGTCAAGGAGGTCGACCAGACCTACGGCGGCATCGACATTCTGGTGAACAATGCCGCCATCTTCGACATGGCTCCCATCAACGAGATCACCGAGGCCAGCTACGAGAAAGTCTTCTCGATCAACCTGAAGGATCCTCTCTTCATGATGAAGGCCGTTTCAAACGTCATGATTGCCCGCGGCCGCGGCGGCAAGATCATCAATATGGCAAGCCAGGCCGGACGCCGTGGGGAAGCATTGGTGCTGCTCTATTGCGCCTCCAAGGCAGCCATCATTTCGGCAACGCAATCGGCCGCCTTGGGCCTGGTGAAATACGGCATCAACGTAAACGCCATCGCACCTGGCGTGGTCGATGGCGAGCACTGGGATATCGTCGACGCCCATTTCGCGAAATGGGAAGGCCTGAAGCCGGGCGAGAAGAAAGCTGCCGTTGCCAAGTCCGTTCCGATCGGACGGTTCGCAACGCCCGACGATATCAAGGGTCTTGCAGTGTTTCTTGCCTCCTCGGACAGCGATTACATTCTCGCACAGACCTACAATGTCGATGGCGGCAACTGGATGAGCTGA
- a CDS encoding carbohydrate ABC transporter permease, which yields MATRKSPYPYWFVLPAAVIFTALFLVPTAASFWFSLTRWDLFTTQFIGLDNYRQFFREPFLIQGLINTIIYAVTTSVTKTILGLLLAVLLTSGIWAQGLLRTVIFFPVLVSTIGVGITFSVLMHPTRGLINVTLAVMGIHGPGWLTDPALALYSIVFVDLWKGIGLATVIYIAGLASISPDYYEAARIDGATRRQMFFRVTVPLVKPATITVVTLSLIGGLRSFDLIWAMTRGGPGFSSDVLASVIYKQYQAGFYGLSTAGNVILFILIGAIILPITAWFNRKEVDL from the coding sequence ATGGCCACACGTAAATCACCCTATCCCTATTGGTTCGTCCTGCCGGCAGCCGTGATATTCACGGCTCTCTTCCTGGTGCCGACTGCCGCTTCCTTCTGGTTCAGCCTGACGCGCTGGGATCTCTTCACCACCCAATTCATCGGCTTGGACAATTATCGCCAATTCTTCCGGGAACCATTTCTGATCCAGGGCCTGATCAACACGATCATCTATGCGGTTACGACCTCTGTTACAAAGACGATCCTGGGTCTGCTGCTGGCGGTTCTTTTGACTTCGGGCATCTGGGCGCAGGGCCTGCTGCGCACCGTGATCTTCTTTCCGGTTCTCGTATCGACGATCGGCGTCGGCATCACGTTTTCCGTATTGATGCATCCGACCCGTGGCCTGATCAACGTCACGCTCGCTGTCATGGGCATTCACGGACCCGGCTGGCTGACGGATCCCGCGCTGGCGCTCTATTCGATTGTCTTCGTCGACCTCTGGAAGGGCATTGGTCTCGCAACCGTCATCTATATCGCCGGTCTCGCCTCGATCAGCCCCGATTATTATGAAGCCGCCAGGATCGACGGTGCGACACGCCGTCAGATGTTTTTCCGTGTCACAGTTCCGCTGGTAAAACCAGCAACGATTACCGTCGTTACTTTGTCATTGATCGGTGGGTTGCGCAGCTTCGATCTGATCTGGGCAATGACGCGCGGTGGGCCTGGTTTCTCCTCGGATGTATTGGCAAGCGTTATCTACAAGCAGTACCAGGCCGGATTTTATGGTCTGTCGACAGCCGGAAATGTCATCTTGTTCATCCTCATCGGTGCAATCATTCTGCCGATAACAGCCTGGTTTAACCGCAAGGAGGTGGATCTTTGA
- a CDS encoding LacI family DNA-binding transcriptional regulator, which yields MEDFSEFVGLSRPTVSKYFNDPNSVRKKTRETIEVALKKSGFRPNLFAVNLNRRRTNIVGIVIPNSTDQFYMALTRRIEALATEAGFFPLVLSTDGQSDLEDRAIRTLKSLNVAGAIIAPLGVESHQQTLAEYGRSVPLVYVDSPLDDTSAFVGTDNQQSFGLIVDYLCRSGEPPSYLGMPDVNTNARTREAAYVNAMTRFGLTPHILPSTKIRTWDFERFGFDEMTRLIDLKRLPTKTILCANDRIAFGAIAAAYKMGLKVGHGAKSDIRIAGHDDHPLSRYACPPITTVAQNVSEIGRRAVDMLLSRLGDNDDSEDQVEETSTARFLLSADLMLRESA from the coding sequence ATGGAGGACTTCTCGGAATTTGTCGGCCTTTCTCGTCCCACGGTGTCCAAATACTTCAACGATCCGAATTCAGTCCGAAAGAAAACGCGCGAGACTATCGAAGTTGCGCTCAAGAAATCAGGATTTCGGCCCAACCTCTTTGCCGTCAACCTCAATCGGCGCCGGACCAATATCGTTGGGATCGTTATTCCAAACTCGACCGACCAGTTCTATATGGCGCTCACCCGAAGGATTGAAGCGCTGGCGACAGAGGCGGGGTTCTTTCCGCTTGTCTTGTCGACGGATGGGCAGTCCGACCTTGAGGACAGGGCGATCCGTACCCTCAAATCGTTGAACGTGGCCGGCGCGATCATCGCACCGCTCGGGGTGGAGTCCCACCAGCAAACTCTGGCGGAATACGGCAGAAGCGTTCCGCTTGTTTATGTGGATTCGCCATTGGATGACACTTCCGCTTTCGTCGGTACCGATAACCAGCAAAGCTTTGGACTGATCGTCGATTATCTGTGCCGTTCAGGCGAGCCGCCGAGCTATCTCGGCATGCCCGATGTGAACACGAACGCGCGTACGCGTGAAGCCGCCTATGTCAACGCGATGACGCGGTTCGGTTTGACACCACACATCCTGCCTTCGACAAAAATCCGAACGTGGGATTTCGAAAGATTCGGGTTCGATGAGATGACGCGCCTCATCGACCTGAAACGATTGCCGACGAAAACCATCCTTTGCGCAAACGACCGAATTGCATTCGGTGCGATCGCCGCTGCCTACAAGATGGGCCTTAAAGTCGGGCATGGCGCCAAGTCCGACATTCGCATTGCCGGACACGACGATCATCCCCTTTCGCGATACGCCTGTCCGCCGATCACGACGGTCGCGCAGAATGTCAGCGAAATCGGCCGGCGGGCGGTTGATATGCTTCTCAGCAGGCTCGGCGACAATGACGACAGCGAGGATCAGGTCGAAGAAACCTCGACTGCGCGATTTCTATTGTCCGCTGACCTGATGCTACGGGAATCGGCCTAG
- a CDS encoding ABC transporter substrate-binding protein, protein MRMMKCILAAISMSLTAGVAHADVTLSVLIDTNPESIASFDAVSKAYMEKHPDVSFDVEQRAGGSEGDNIIKTRLATGEMADIFQYNAGSLFQALKPEQTMADLSGLASEAGILDSFKKVVTGPDGHVRGIPFGPAMGGGIFYNRKIYAELGLTPPKTWADFMANNQKIKAAGKVAIAQTYGTTWTSQLFVLADFHNVQAEIPDFAANYTANKQKYADTPAALRGFEHLEEVAKGGFFNADFGAATFDDGMRMVATGEAAHYPNLTFGIGNIQQNFPDNLKDLGFFALPGTDAAKNGLTVWMPAALYVSAKSKHVEEAKKFVDWVGSKEACDLMAKVVSSGPYLVRGCELPKDIPPVVSDMLPYFETEGHATPALEFLSPVKGPALEQITVEVGTGIRSAKDAAVLYDQDVEKQAKQLGLPNW, encoded by the coding sequence ATGAGAATGATGAAGTGCATCCTCGCCGCAATTTCAATGTCGCTGACGGCGGGTGTCGCGCATGCCGACGTGACGCTCAGCGTCCTGATTGACACCAACCCCGAATCCATCGCGTCATTCGATGCCGTCTCCAAGGCCTATATGGAAAAACATCCGGATGTGAGCTTCGATGTCGAACAGCGTGCCGGCGGATCGGAAGGCGACAACATCATCAAAACGCGCCTGGCGACCGGGGAAATGGCCGATATTTTTCAATACAATGCCGGCTCGCTGTTCCAGGCCTTGAAGCCGGAACAGACAATGGCTGACCTCAGCGGCCTCGCCTCCGAAGCCGGAATTCTCGACAGTTTCAAAAAGGTCGTCACAGGCCCGGATGGCCACGTTCGCGGCATCCCGTTCGGCCCCGCCATGGGTGGCGGCATCTTCTATAATCGCAAGATCTATGCCGAGCTCGGCCTTACTCCGCCCAAGACCTGGGCGGATTTCATGGCCAACAACCAGAAGATCAAGGCGGCCGGCAAGGTAGCGATAGCACAGACCTACGGCACGACCTGGACTTCGCAGCTTTTCGTGCTCGCCGATTTCCACAATGTCCAGGCGGAGATCCCGGATTTTGCCGCCAACTACACCGCCAACAAGCAGAAATACGCCGATACGCCCGCTGCCCTGCGAGGGTTCGAACATCTGGAAGAGGTTGCAAAAGGCGGATTTTTCAACGCCGATTTCGGCGCGGCAACCTTCGACGACGGCATGCGCATGGTCGCCACGGGCGAAGCCGCGCACTATCCAAATCTAACTTTCGGCATCGGAAACATACAGCAGAATTTTCCAGACAATCTGAAAGATCTCGGCTTCTTTGCACTCCCCGGAACAGATGCCGCCAAGAATGGCCTCACCGTCTGGATGCCCGCCGCACTCTATGTTTCCGCGAAATCGAAACATGTGGAAGAGGCCAAGAAGTTCGTCGACTGGGTCGGCTCCAAGGAAGCCTGCGACCTGATGGCCAAGGTGGTTTCTTCCGGCCCCTATCTCGTTAGGGGATGCGAACTGCCGAAGGATATTCCGCCCGTCGTTTCCGACATGTTGCCCTATTTCGAGACGGAGGGGCATGCGACGCCGGCATTGGAGTTCCTCTCCCCGGTCAAAGGGCCTGCCCTGGAGCAGATCACCGTCGAAGTCGGGACCGGAATTCGCTCCGCCAAGGACGCCGCAGTGCTCTATGATCAGGATGTCGAAAAGCAGGCCAAGCAACTTGGGCTGCCCAACTGGTAA